In Zingiber officinale cultivar Zhangliang chromosome 3B, Zo_v1.1, whole genome shotgun sequence, a single window of DNA contains:
- the LOC121967775 gene encoding uncharacterized protein LOC121967775 isoform X1 has protein sequence MQSSLEEIGSESFVFTPDSRNMGSETMRAAKVYRDLLKAVKKNIGDSGSKKHFRDYITDEFRKNASLSDQAAIESKIKLAHNYTFLLNSVHHHKELLFSYNIAVDRTDEMKRVLRKSAASVGLRLPDVYQP, from the exons ATGCAGTCCTCGTTGGAGGAGATCGGGAGCGAATCGTTCGTGTTTACGCCGGATTCGAGG AATATGGGATCTGAGACCATGAGGGCTGCAAAGGTGTACCGTGATCTTCTCAAAGCTGTTAAGAAGAATATTGGTGATTCTGGCAGCAAAAAACACTTCAGAGATTACATCACTGATGAGTTTCGAAAAAACGCTTCATTGTCTGATCAGGCTGCTATTGAAAGTAAAATCAAGCTAGCTCACAACTACACATTCCTTCTAAATAGTGTGCATCATCATAAG GAGTTACTCTTTTCATACAACATAGCCGTAGATCGAACTGATGAGATGAAGAGGGTATTGCGAAAATCTGCGGCCAGTGTGGGCCTCCGGTTGCCAGATGTTTATCAGCCATGA
- the LOC121967775 gene encoding uncharacterized protein LOC121967775 isoform X2 gives MGSETMRAAKVYRDLLKAVKKNIGDSGSKKHFRDYITDEFRKNASLSDQAAIESKIKLAHNYTFLLNSVHHHKELLFSYNIAVDRTDEMKRVLRKSAASVGLRLPDVYQP, from the exons ATGGGATCTGAGACCATGAGGGCTGCAAAGGTGTACCGTGATCTTCTCAAAGCTGTTAAGAAGAATATTGGTGATTCTGGCAGCAAAAAACACTTCAGAGATTACATCACTGATGAGTTTCGAAAAAACGCTTCATTGTCTGATCAGGCTGCTATTGAAAGTAAAATCAAGCTAGCTCACAACTACACATTCCTTCTAAATAGTGTGCATCATCATAAG GAGTTACTCTTTTCATACAACATAGCCGTAGATCGAACTGATGAGATGAAGAGGGTATTGCGAAAATCTGCGGCCAGTGTGGGCCTCCGGTTGCCAGATGTTTATCAGCCATGA